CCCGGCCATCAACGTGACCTCGTCGGAGACGCTCAACGCGGCGCTGCGCGGGTTCGCGGAGGCCGAGAGCGACGGCATCATCCAGTTCTCGACCGGCGGCGCCGAGTTCGCTTCCGGCACCAAGGTCAAGGACATGGTCACCGGCGCCACCGCGCTGGCCGAGTTCGCGCACGTCGTCGCCGCGAAGTACCCGGTGAACATCGCCCTGCACACCGACCACTGCCCGAAGGACAAGCTGGACGGCTTCGTCCGGCCGCTGATCCAGATCAGCCAGGAGCGCGTCGACCGCGGCGAGAACCCGCTGTTCCAGTCGCACATGTGGGACGGCTCGGCGATCGACCTCGACGAGAACCTGGAGATCGCCCAGGACCTGCTGGCGGCCGCCCACAAGGCCAAGATCATCCTGGAGCTGGAGGTCGGCGTCGTCGGCGGCGAGGAGGACGGCGTCGCCAACGACATCAACGAGAAGCTCTACACCGCGCCCGGCGACTACGAGAAGACCGTGGACGCCCTCGGCAGCGGCGAGAAGGG
This portion of the Saccharopolyspora antimicrobica genome encodes:
- the fbaA gene encoding class II fructose-bisphosphate aldolase, with translation MPIATPEVYAEMLDRAKAGEFAYPAINVTSSETLNAALRGFAEAESDGIIQFSTGGAEFASGTKVKDMVTGATALAEFAHVVAAKYPVNIALHTDHCPKDKLDGFVRPLIQISQERVDRGENPLFQSHMWDGSAIDLDENLEIAQDLLAAAHKAKIILELEVGVVGGEEDGVANDINEKLYTAPGDYEKTVDALGSGEKGRYLLAATFGNVHGVYKPGNVKLRPEILKQGQDVVSEKLGLAAGSKPFDLVFHGGSGSLLEEIHEAVSYGVVKMNIDTDTQYAFTRPIADHMFKNYDGVLKIDGEVGNKKTYDPRSYLKVAEQAMAARVAHACENLKSAGRMLAG